A stretch of the Musa acuminata AAA Group cultivar baxijiao chromosome BXJ2-7, Cavendish_Baxijiao_AAA, whole genome shotgun sequence genome encodes the following:
- the LOC135616523 gene encoding pentatricopeptide repeat-containing protein At2g42920, chloroplastic-like: MLPCTSALPSSTSICKFISDHTLLSMLETKCNSMRDLHRLHSQLIKTGLARDHIAISRVLAFCATSPNGDLNYAMRLFFHHHQPNAFMYNTLIRGLSHSSTPHLAISLFLDMLHSPIPPQRLTFPSLFIACSHLGLAAHCGAQLHGMAFKLGHASDPYVRNSMLSMYANCGCISMSSRLFDECSSFDVVCWNSMITGLAKNRQIDKSRYLFDEMPMRNLVSWSAMISGYVRSGRNDEALHLFYRMQEEGLKPNANILVSLLGACGSLGALDQGEWIHQYIRRNDEFVLDPIVTTAIIDMYCKCGSINKALEVFENSSTKGLSSWNSMIHGLAMHGHSEAATRLFSRLESSNLRPDDVTFLNILTSCSHAGSVDEAWHYLSLMIDEYGIEPGTEHYGCMVDVLGRAGLIEEAEELMRRMPMEPDSVMWGSLLSAGRVYGDDDASRRAGRQVIQLDHLDSGGYVVLSNVFAGAGDVGNANEARTRMKERGVRKETGCSMIEVNGVAHEFVAGGVLHPEAEQVYETLERLGLELRGQYNMELGILDTLE, encoded by the coding sequence ATGCTTCCATGCACCAGTGCACTGCCCTCCTCGACCTCCATCTGCAAGTTCATCTCTGACCACACCCTTCTTTCAATGCTCGAGACCAAATGCAACAGCATGAGGGACCTCCACCGGCTCCACTCCCAGCTCATCAAGACTGGCTTGGCCAGAGACCACATCGCCATCAGCAGAGTTCTTGCCTTCTGTGCCACCTCCCCCAATGGCGATCTCAACTACGCCATGCGCCTCTTCTTCCACCACCACCAGCCTAATGCCTTCATGTACAACACCCTCATCAGGGGCCTCTCCCACAGCTCAACCCCACACTTAGCCATATCCCTCTTCCTTGACATGCTGCACTCGCCCATTCCGCCACAAAGACTCACTTTCCCGTCGCTCTTTATAGCCTGTTCCCATCTCGGGCTCGCCGCCCACTGTGGAGCTCAGCTCCACGGCATGGCCTTCAAGCTCGGGCACGCGTCCGATCCCTACGTACGCAACTCCATGCTCTCCATGTACGCCAATTGCGGCTGTATAAGCATGTCGTCGCGGTTGTTCGACGAATGCTCGAGCTTCGACGTGGTGTGTTGGAACTCCATGATCACTGGCCTGGCGAAGAACAGGCAAATCGACAAGTCCAGATACTTGTTCGATGAAATGCCTATGAGAAACCTAGTGTCATGGAGCGCCATGATCAGTGGGTATGTCAGGAGCGGAAGGAACGACGAGGCACTGCACCTCTTCTACCGAATGCAAGAGGAAGGGCTGAAGCCAAATGCCAACATTTTGGTCAGCTTGTTGGGTGCATGTGGCAGTTTAGGAGCTCTGGATCAAGGAGAATGGATTCACCAATACATCAGAAGGAATGATGAGTTTGTGCTTGATCCAATAGTAACCACAGCTATCATAGACATGTACTGCAAGTGCGGTAGCATAAACAAAGCTCTCGAGGTGTTCGAGAACAGCTCGACGAAAGGGTTATCATCATGGAACTCTATGATCCATGGCCTGGCAATGCACGGGCACTCGGAAGCAGCAACTCGGCTGTTCTCAAGACTCGAGTCCTCGAACTTGAGACCCGACGATGTTACCTTTCTTAACATCCTCACATCTTGTAGTCATGCAGGCTCGGTAGACGAAGCATGGCACTACTTGTCGCTAATGATCGATGAGTATGGCATCGAGCCTGGAACCGAGCATTACGGTTGCATGGTTGATGTGTTAGGTCGAGCTGGACTCATCGAAGAGGCCGAGGAACTGATGCGAAGGATGCCTATGGAACCCGACTCTGTTATGTGGGGTTCATTGCTTTCAGCCGGTAGGGTTTACGGGGACGACGACGCGAGCAGGCGAGCAGGAAGACAGGTGATACAGTTGGATCATTTGGATAGTGGTGGTTATGTGGTTCTGTCGAACGTGTTTGCAGGTGCAGGCGACGTCGGCAATGCCAATGAGGCAAGAACAAGGATGAAGGAGAGAGGGGTGAGAAAGGAAACAGGGTGTAGTATGATTGAGGTTAATGGTGTTGCTCATGAGTTTGTGGCTGGTGGAGTGCTGCATCCTGAGGCCGAACAAGTTTATGAAACATTGGAAAGATTGGGTCTGGAGTTACGGGGACAGTACAACATGGAACTTGGAATTCTGGACACGCTAGAATAA
- the LOC103990913 gene encoding uncharacterized protein LOC103990913 codes for MEGFYADFMELMSKPAVVETLIDVLLCAVPIWVAVMIGLVIGWSWRPRWTGLLFLGLRSRFRFIWTAPPGLGARRLWLAFTALSAFSVCRRLWSSFKGKREGPSIAEETGSRAAALTSSTLVEGGGDILSNGVVVAEHDIISEKDLEHLLHLLDDKVGDAAWQNQMERTTPNMIYHAWRHEPEVGPIIYRSRTVFEDATPELVRDFFWDDDFRLKWDSMLAYYEILEEIPESGTMINHWIKKFPFFCSDREYIIGRRIWESGGTYYCVTKGVPYQSLPKNEKPRRVELYFSSWRIRAVESRKQDGQLSSCEVTLVHYEDMGIPKDVAKVGVRHGMWGAVKRLQSGMRAYQMMRKTEASLSRCALMARITTKIPIDGSITPLEAETSRASEAASGIVNSTQLHGLDWKWVVVGGVAVVCGLQAGLVGKALLVGAARRLAKK; via the exons ATGGAGGGTTTCTACGCCGATTTTATGGAGTTGATGAGTAAGCCGGCGGTGGTGGAAACCCTGATCGACGTTCTGCTCTGTGCCGTGCCGATCTGGGTGGCGGTGATGATCGGGCTGGTGATCGGATGGTCGTGGCGGCCGCGTTGGACGGGGTTGCTTTTCCTGGGCCTCCGGAGCAGGTTCCGGTTCATCTGGACGGCGCCGCCGGGGCTCGGAGCACGCCGGCTTTGGCTAGCGTTCACGGCCCTCTCTGCCTTCTCGGTGTGCCGGAGGCTGTGGTCGAGCTTCAAGGGGAAACGCGAAGGACCATCGATCGCGGAGGAGACGGGGTCGAGGGCGGCGGCTTTGACGAGCTCCACGTTGGTCGAAGGAGGTGGTGACATTTTAAG CAATGGAGTGGTTGTGGCTGAGCATGACATCATTTCTGAGAAGGATTTAGAACATCTATTGCACCTTCTAGATGATAAAGTTGGAGATGCAGCTTGGCAAAATCAGATGGAGCGCACCACACCCAATATGATTTACCATGCATGGCGTCATGAGCCTGAG GTTGGACCCATCATTTATCGCAGCAGAACTGTTTTCGAGGATGCAACTCCTGAATTGGTTCGAGACTTCTTTTGGGATGATGATTTTCGGCTTAAATGGGATTCCATGCTTGCATACTACGAAATATTGGAAGAAATTCCTGAGAGTGGAACCATGATTAATCACTGGATAAAAAAG TTCCCGTTCTTCTGCAGTGATCGAGAATATATAATTGGTCGACGTATATGGGAGTCTGGGGGTACTTATTACTGTGTGACAaag GGAGTACCATACCAATCTTTACCCAAGAATGAAAAACCCAGGCGTGTTGAACTGTATTTCTCAAGTTGGCGCATCCGGGCTG TGGAGTCGCGCAAGCAAGATGGGCAGCTATCTTCATGTGAGGTAACTCTCGTTCACTACGAGGACATGGGCATTCCCAAGGACGTAGCCAAGGTTGGTGTTCGTCATGGGATGTGGGGAGCGGTTAAGAGACTGCAATCCGGTATGAGAGCATATCAAATGATGAGGAAAACAGAGGCTTCTCTCTCCAGATGTGCGCTCATGGCACGGATCACCACTAAGATCCCGATTGATGGCTCCATCACTCCACTTGAGGCAGAGACATCCAGGGCTTCTGAAGCAGCTAGTGGCATTGTTAACAGTACGCAGCTTCACGGACTTGACTGGAAATGGGTCGTTGTTGGCGGAGTCGCTGTGGTCTGTGGTCTTCAGGCTGGTCTTGTCGGGAAGGCCCTATTAGTCGGAGCTGCAAGGAGGCTCGCGAAGAAATGA